CAGGACCTCTGTGACCTTGTGACTCACTCTCTCGCAGAGTGTCCCGAGTCGGTGCAGCTTCGGAAGTGCCACAAGGCACAGCGCCACCGAGACTCTTCTGCTTTGGAACTCACTCCCTGCACCGAGGCCAAAAAAGCTTGGATACCGTAGGCTTTGGGTCATGCTAAAAAGGCTAGAGTATTTTCAGACTTCCGAGGAGAGAACGTTGTATTTATAGGGAAGTTTAGGTTTTCAGTTGCTTTTGTAATTCGTTTTGTTTATAACTGCTTTATTCAAGCTGTAGGGATGAGGAGTTAGCTGCTAGATTTCTTTTCCAGGCTCACATTTCTAACTGTTTGCAGACATAGGACAGAGTTATTTTTGTAATATAAATCATTACAGAGAGAATATCTCACAGTCCCCACTGAAGCAAATTCCTAAGGAAGCAAGctctatttttaaagtaaatttctACTTCACATTTGTTTTAATCTTATGACTGAGAAACGAGCCACATCAGCCTGTCTGAGGCTGAGCATTACCCCCATTTCTCAGGAAGATAAATTCAACAGAATGAGAGTCACTCCTACCAAGAGGAgctgggtgggagctgcagaagTGGCTTCCCAAGTGCCCAGGGATTGGGTGTTATCCTGGCAAAGGGGTAGAACAAATTGTGGACAGAACTGCAGCCTTCAAAGTGACACAATTTTAGAGATAAAGATACTCAAGGTACTTTCAGCACCCACCTTAAAAAATAAGACAGTATCTTCTGAAAAGGCCAGAATGTAAGATTTTACAGAAACTCAGTATCAACATCATCACTCTGAGACTCAAGGATAGAATTGTAAGATAAATGCTGAGAGATTTGGTTGTGTTACAGACTCATGGATGACATATTTTAGAAGAGTCTCATCCCCTGGAAGTTGTTTGAATAACTGTGCTGTGACTCTTCCCATTTGATTCACACTAATTTAAATAAGCCACAATTCCTATTCATAGGAGCATTAAAAATCATATCAAACCTAGAAAGTGGTCAGGAAGGAACTGGTATTTCCAGGTTTCTCCTTTCCAGCAGTGGCTTAAAGAGGTAAGTTAACAGAGGAGCAGATGTGGTCAAGCACACTTTCTCCAACTGAATCACCAAGGCTTTATAACAGCCCAGGGCCATGCAGCTGTAAAACATAGCAAAAGTCATCCAAACCCATTTAAATCTGGCTGGTAAGAGAAAAGCTTTTAGATTATGAAACAAAtgaccaaaacagaaaaatagagaTTGTTTGAAgcttttggaagaaaacaacatCAACAGCAATAAAATCCACTTCCAAGCTATGAAGAAACAGCTACAGGAATGAGTTCACAATCATTTAGCTCCAAATACCAAACCATCATTTGCAAAAACATGCCCAAGTCAGCTTCAAAATTCAACAGGTTCAGAAGGGCATGACTATTTTTATGACAAAAGGTTCTGGTTCCAATCAATCCCTCACAGCAGCAGAGACTGTTACATCTGGTTTTCCCATTTTGCACATCTCATTAAGCAGATGTGCAAAATACTGTATCACTCAGTAGAGCTAAACTTGGTGGGTTAAAGGGGCAATTTGCATTCTaaagcactgcagtgctgtagctgagaaataaatgcaattcttgaatatttctgccttgaaggacCTCGATTTCACCTGtctgtttctcctttttctgttccATTCTTTTCCCTCCCCCTAATCCTGTGCATTTACCCTGAGCCACCTTCAGtaggacacagctctgctgaagaGTGAGGCTACAATCCAGCTAAATGCAACCAGTATAAATGAACTGAATCctttctgaattaaaatttccttttcacaAGGAATGTCTTCTCTGGACACTAATGGAAACCAAAATCACTACACACAGCAACATGCACCATGCTCTCCAACACTCAGAGCTGAACCTGGAAGGCAAACCTGTCTTCATCACAGACTGAACCAACCTCATGCAAAAGTCTGCTAAAATCCAGGTGATAACATTACACCTTGCTGCTGGGCATTCCCCAGGGAGTCTGACTGAAAACACTGTTCTTACAGATCAGATAGTAACATGCTTGATCTCAGGTTGCTCCCCctatggtcctgtgcagggttaagagctggactcgatgtttgtgagtcccttccaatgcaggatattctgtgattctacggCTACACAGGTAGCAGCACATTATAATCCTCCCCCACTATGTGCCCAGTAACTTTCAGTTGATCGAGTGATGCTGTCAGGGAATGAGATGCTGTCCTTGTTGCTGAGCAATGTCCTCGTGTGTGTCCAGCCCCATCTACTACCTCATCCCGCTGTGCCAACAGCTCAGCCTGTGTCACCTGCCATATGGGTGACAAACTGCATTCCCATTGGTCTCAGAAAAGCAGTTCATCTGAGTCCAGGACTGTATTAGCCCTTTCCCAAGGGAGGAAGTTTGTTTGTCCTTCTCCCCGAAGCAAGCCTTTTACAGCATTGAAATGGGGACCTCGTTAGCAACACAAATAAGTTTCCaagcagaaaagggaaaaaagtaaatctgATCTCATCCTGGCTTCCTCCCCCACTGGAAGAAATGGAGCAGCAGTGGCCAGCATGTGATCACCATCTTGTCCCCATTCCGCAGGGATGCCATTAAAAGGTTATGAAAATAACTGTGCgggagggagaagggatgtATCtgtctgttcccttccctgcaaGGGCCTGCGCCCTCTGCACGTCTGGGCCCATCACAGGGAGGGGaaatttgcagaaaacaaacccTCGAGGGGCAAAGATGTGCCAGAGCAGCCAGAACAGCATATCCCAGGAGGTGCAGGGTCCTGTGTTCAGAGAAGCACATTATTCACCCAAAATTAACCTTCTGCTCTACAACTCAAAAGTTTGTGGGGCAGCTTTTTGCCAACCACTGAGAGTGAGCAGttttatacaaataaaatacCTGTGCACTTCACATACAGCTACACCAGTGGCAATCAGGCAAATAGATACTCAAACTGTTGCCCTGGCAGAGTCCTTTGATATGGAAGTCTCATTACTAAGGTCTTTATCAGCCAGAGATAAATTTCACCACTGAAATGACCCTTTTGCAGAGTCTCTCCAGCTGCCAGCTGACATTTCAGCAGGCAGGAAGCAGTACTCACACCACATCTTCTTCTACAAGAGATACAAGCCCTGAAAGCTTTGGCTGAAGAATTTCATGCAAATCCACTGGTTATCCCTCAGAAAAGCTGTCACATTTTTCATTGAGGGCTGGCTCTTCAGAGGACCATCCAGGTAGTTACCATCTCCTCCAAAGGGATGCACCTGACTGCCCTTAGAGTGTAGCTGCTGCCTTCCCTACTTACACCTTTCTCCGACCATCTTCTCTTTCTACTTATCTATGTGGATGTTTCTGTTGTCACTCTAAGTCAGATACTAATCTCATCCAACAGCATCTCATTATAATTAGCTCTTAATTGCCACTTAACACACGGATCGTTTTGGAAGACCATAACAATTCTTCCTTGAGGAATTATTTGAGTGTTAAAAGCTCATTATGTGCCCCTATAGGCATTTTTGGTAATTAGAATGATTTCAAGAGGCAAATTTAAAACATCACTGTGCACACAAGCTCTGCACACAAGATTTATATGGTTTCTTGGAGCACTAGTAGCATTTCAAGTAACAAACCACAGAAGTCAGTGTGTTTTGTTACCAGCCTGTCTCCCTCACACACCCACCCCATCTTTATACTGAAAGTGGGAACATTTTAAGAAGCACCCATAAAATGTGATGGGTAAATGTCACAGTAAAGTTACATTGCTACTGCTCTGCTGGAATTGGTGCCCTCAACCAGGTGCAGGCCATCATAAAGACTGCACTTCAAGGCAGGAGGCACACAAGGAGCCAAGAGATAAGCAGACTGTTAGAAGGAACTTGGGCGTATACAAAGCTTTGGCCAAGACTTCTTTGTTCCTGAGCAAGTCAGACTCCTGAGAGATTTGAAAATGGACAATTTGACAAATTCTTACCAAGATCTCCAGCGTTCTCATAGCAGAAGCTACAACTGAGTGCCAGTCTGCTTTATTTAGTCATCTACCTGTCAGGGCAGCAGTGAGGAGACAGAGAGACCTGGTGCCCCATCCAACCATGCCAACAGGCAGTTTATTGTCTGTTTGCAGCACTCTGAAAAacactgcactgaaaaaaaggggagaaatgaGCCAATTGGTTTCTCAGAGTCTACTGGTGCTGTTCTCCTCtcaatttccctttcttttactATTCAggatatttcattaattttggtAGGGTCTGAATGGCTGCTGAGCTCAAGTAACTTCTGGGAAAACATACAGGCTCTGTACAGAACTCTTTTTTTGGAGAAGTGCCCGTGATTCACAATCCTTAGGACTAGCAAGTTTCTCCTTTTTGAAACACACTTAAACAAGCCTCCAAGGGCACATGACAAAAAGACATGCTCAGAAGACACACTCATAGACCCCATAAAACCACCTCTTGAGTAGCAGCCCCTCTGTCAGCAATCGGACCTGGAGCTGAGAACTGCATGGAATACCAGCTCCAGGAAGGAGCCAAACAACCCTCCCTGCTGAAGCCAAGCCTGCACAACTGAACTAAATGAAGTAAAAGTCTGTAAGTGTCTGTtaatttgctgattttttttttttatgcctAAACGTGGTCCTAGGAGGAGAACTTCCAAGAAGCAGTAGGAATATATTCCTAAATGCattgcacagcacagagaagtCTTTTGCAACAGAAATAGAGGAATGACTCATTTCCTCTGTAGCGGCTGCTCTGGTGTTTCACTTGcacaggcactggagcagctccctgtgccatgcCAGGAGGAACTGGGAAACTCCAGAGCAGTTTCCAGCACACACAAACCTAACTGAATTTCGACAAGGACTTGTCTTAAAAGCAGTGGTCCCTGATTGTCTTCTGGTGCAGCACAGGAAATAGATTCACAAACTGAGCCCCAACACTCACTCCCTCAATGGGAGTTTTGTActtcagcattttaattttgcacAGGATTAAACCTTGAAAGGACAAGGCAAGAGTTGCCCTCTCCATTGTCCTCCCCTGAAGCAGGGCTGATAAGCACAAGGATTTGTCAGTGAATTCAGCTCCAAGTTTCTCTTCTCCCCTACTTGAAACTGGAAAGGAGCGGATTCAAATCTCAGTGGAGAAGTGAGCTATTAGTTGGACTTTGTTGCAGTTCTTCCTCCATTCCTACAGCTATTGGGTTTCTGCCATCATAGTGAGACTTTTAGAAGCAACTCTTCCCCTTTCTCTACTATGAATCTATTGTAAgggtaatttttcttctttaatttgcTAACTAATAACCTTCACAGCACAATCTCCATCAACCCTGTCTTCTTGATTCCTTacattctcctttctttcccctgccCAGATTATTGTATAGACTCTGTGGAAGGGATAAAAGCCAAGAGATGATCAGAGTATCACGAAAACACTGGCAAACTGTTATTACATCCAGCCCAGTCCAGAGAGCTGAGTATCCTCTCTGCAGCTTTGGTCCCATTTTTCTGGGGGGTGGGGGAAACTCACAGGGGTCTCAAGAAAAGCAGCCTGTAATTTGAGCAGACAGAAATTTTCCCAGTCTCTGAATCGGCACTGCTGTGctttaaaaggtaaaaaaacaaGGCTTCCTTAGCACAGAGACTGGTACATGCTGACATTTGTCGCACATGTTTGTAACAACCTTTAAGCATTTTGCAGTTATGTGGATCCACAGCCTGTTTACAGACCCAGAACATACATTACCTACAGCTCTGTTGCTGATCGAGTGTTATGGTGCTTTGAACCTCTCACAAAGCAGTTGCAAACATGCCAATTCTTCATTGCCTATTTAAAACAGGTCACTGCAGGCACATGCACAAGACCAGAGGTAGTCTTCTACCTGAGCATCCCACGTGTTTGAGAAACCTAGGCAGATCTATCCATGGTCAGCCCTCCATATCCTGCTTAAAGTTGGGAGCTACTCCAACCCATCAAGtaaacacagcactgctccaAAACATCAGCAAACACTGAAGGCAAATCTTGTGCTTTAAGGAGTGTTAGTTCTTGCCCCTGCATTGACCACCGGCTTCCTAGTGCTGTTGGCCCAGTGAAAGTGGGACGgctgctcttctgccagctaCTCAGAAGTGTCACTGCAGGGAAGACTCAACAGGCATGTGTTTAAAGAGGTGACACAGGAAACAAACCAGCCTGAAACAGCAAATCTCTCATGTCTAAACTCTTTTGGAGCCTCATGAAAATGGGATGCACAAATAAgagtcccttcccttccaggcAGCTTTAACTTGCATTTGTGGTATTTAATCAGCAACTCACTACTGACCTTGGCTGCATTACAAGGGAGGTATTTGTACAGGGATGGAAAGATTTTAAACAATTTATCCAAAGAGCTGGATGCAACAGACTTTTCTTTAAACAACAAGCATGCAAGTCCTTAGACCAGTTAATTTTTTGTTAACAGATTTATCATGAAATAACCCTGTGtttcttttaatgatttttGCTGAATAGAAACTGAAGcttcaaacacagaaatatttcagagcaaGGAATGAATGGAGACCAGAGGATGGTTATTGCTTTTAAAGGAAGCCATTAATAAGTGATAATGTTATTAGAGGTAAGGTTCTACACACATTTCCCCCACGCTGATTTGGGTGGCTGAGTGTTGACACTAAAGGAATGACACTTTTCCAGTCTTTGCCAGTGAGAAGTGCTGGGCTGCCTCTGtactgtgccagcagctgctgctcctcacagaagCAACTCCCTGTGAGATAAAGGCAGGTACACAAAGACCTGGAGACAGTTATTTCCAGCCTGCTTTGAATCAATTATTAAAAACCTCAGGGTCTTGCTGTTATTTCATTCTTTAATAGTGAACATCAGCACAAGCTGTGAGTGTATAGTTCTACCATCTTACCAAAGACTAATAAAGGACAGGTAACTTGCTGGCCCATACACAAAATTGCTGCTGGCTTCAGCAGGACTTTTTCCATATTTAATAAAGTGTGACCTACACGGTTTGGAACGGAGACGTGTCTGTACATGCCATGCTGAAAGATCACAGATGCTGTGAAATCAAGTCCCAGCTTTTCATTAAGCaccaggaaaagcagatttGCAGCAATCTAAAACTGGAGCCAGGGAAACAAGGACTGAATCCTTCTTCACCTCTGAGCAGGACAACCACAAACCCCAACATGCTCCATTTCAAGAGTCAGTAACACCACAGATGGTGCCAGCCACGCTTTCATCCCTCTTCTGGCTCTCTTCCCATGTCCCTCTGCACAATTCCCAAGGTGTGGACTTCCTGCTTTCCTGTGGTTTTTCTACTTTAGTAGTCTCCTCCTAAAGAGCACACAAACCTGCCACAGTTCTGTGGCTGCAGTTAtcttttactaaaaaaaaagataacaagGAATTTAAATCTCGAGGCATAGATGCTTTAACACAGCTTTTTATTACTACAGTGAAATagtcaaacaaaaccaccaactTTTTATGGAAACAATAAAAGTGCAAACGTATTTTGGCATTAAATAGGAAATGAATTTataaacatttcattaaaaCGGGCTGACACTTTGAGCCtataaacacttaaaaaaaccccacaatagCAGCTGAACACTTCAGTTTAATCTTTGGTCTTATGATTAACCAGCAAAAAATAGTTGTACCAAGAATGTCCATTACAGACACTTAAAATTTACATTACTCTGTAGAGATTCAAAATCAAAAAAGGAATGTTTGCAAGATATTTGGTcagataaaatataataatgtcTTTGAGAAATACACAGCATTTTTCAATACAAAATGAAATCACATATATAAATTTTGGTACTGTAAATAAATTCTTCTTCTCTTGCACCTGCAACTTCTTTTTCCAATTAATGTTCAAGGAAAACAACTTCATTTGCACAGTCTTTGCAAAATGATGTTGCAGGTAAGAGAACCAAGGACCCAGATTAGGGTTAAATAACATGctctttcttctgtgtttgtgtttcagtttacacacacagaggaaaccATTCTGCATCTATGGTACATTGTAACAGCTACAACCTTAATAAATAGGTATTCATAACCTTGTTCTGTGTACAGTAACCATGGCCtaggagaggaggaagaaggtaAAACACCCACAGGATTACTCATGTGGTCAAGTTCCCTGTACAGCTCCTTGCAGATAAGGCCCTCTAACAGCTCCAGCACGCTGCAGGTACCAGTGCTGTCACATCTGCTGGGAGGCAAGATAATACTCTAACAGAACCCAACTTTTACCATTGCCTTTAGCCAACCGTATTCATGAATGGATGCTTTATAGCAgacaagaaaaatacatttaataactCAATTGTACCACTGAGACACAAGTTCATCTAACCTAAGAGATGTTCTCAGACCTCTCATCACCCCAACAGACATTGCCTTATGGCAGGAGGCCCCCTCACTTTGACAAGCCTAAGgtgaaaacaaacacatcaTGCGCATTTTATTTCATGACAAGCCATCACAAACTCAAATATGCCTTGTTGAGCAAAAACTCACACTCAAGATGTGCCTGCATGGCTAATAAACTGTGGGTTTGCCTCATTTTTCACCTTGACGGATTCAACTGCTTTGGAAACATTGTCAAAGCAAAACCCACTTACATCTCTTTTCCCTACCCTCCAAATCTGCTTGCTTTCAATAGCTCTCCTCCAATTTTACCCCATGTCCTTTGGCTTGTTTGCAGCACATCTTCACCAAGAGTTTACCTTCATCCTCACTTACTCCTCAGTCCAACTTCCATTTTCTAAACTATTTACTTTCTCCAACATCTCTCCTTGTCATGCTTTTTCCAATTCAACTCTCTTTTCCTGGCCTTACTCCATTTTAGTGTGAAAGTCCTTACCAAGTCTATTAGAGATTTCCCTGTGTTGTGGCAATACTGAACAAGTGTGCATCCCTTttcagaaagagagagggaTGCAGTGATAAAAACACACAGACAGCTGACTGAAGTGGTCATGATGACAGAATTAACAGCTAAAGGGTTTTCTTATGCCATGAATTCAGACAGCCACAacaccctgggctggctggCTGGGTCTTGGTTTTGGGCAGAAGATTCAATGGCTTCGATTGCAGAACcgcattttattttaaataccaaGTAACACAAGTCTAGAAAAATAGAACATATCATGGTCtactaccaaaaaaaccctcgGAAATACCAAGGTAGCTGACTTAGTCTTAAATACCATGTGCAAAGAACATTTGATCAATACTACCTATAAATATACTATTTGTATTTGTAGAAAGAAGCACGGTGCTTCGAATACAAAAATAACCCAGCTTGCTGGTGTGACCTAGGCTATAATTACCTGAAAATAAGACTGCAAgagcagttaaaaaaatagaCTGAAGTAGGCAAACATATGCCCAGGGAGTGTTTCcatttagaaaaatacatttttataaagcTTCAtagattttgaaaatgtttgttttgtgctCTGATGCACAGAACTGTGAATAAGGCACATTGGTACatcagggagaggaggagcagactaGTAACTTCAAGTTATCTTAAAGCTTCCCAGAAGTTACATTTGGTCCTTTCTAATTCACTTAAATGCTCATTTAGGACACAGTAAATTGTAATTAGGCACACGCTCAGCTTTCCAAGCACCAGCAATTCAGCAACACACTTTAGGCCTTAATACATCAAATACTTGAGCAGGTGACTAAATAAACCAAGGATTTGAAATTCTGAATTTGCCAAAACCCTGGCTCACAGCAGGTTCCTGTACAGCAAGTACCTGCACTGTGAGCTAAGGACACTTGCAAAGCTGGCTGCATTACAACTCTATAGGTTATTACAGCACCTGGGACATAACCAGACAAGAAGTGAGAATTATCTGCCTGATGTTTATACAGAATCCATAGCCTGAGACTGCCACTGTACCATGAATCAGTGCTAAATAATCTCCAAGTACCCTGAAATAGTTTGCTTCCTCCTCCccataataaaataataaaataatgatttaCTATAACATAGCACTAGAAAATCCCATTGGGTTATTTGGTTCAAACACTGACACAATCAGACAACAGGTTAGTCAATCATTGAAAAACTCCACCAAACTCCTaccagggagcaggagggtgcAGCAGTCAGCTTTGGCACTGAGATTTGGACTGGTTTAAGGTTTGTTccaaaaaataatacaaaatttcTTAGTTTTGTCATAGGTCCTTGAGGTAAAGCAAATTCTAAGAAAATAATACTTGAATTCAGGAACAAATAATAAAACTCAACTAAAACCCACAAATGAAACTCAAgagtatttctttaaaagttttttcttGGGATGATTCAAACACTGCTCCTTTAACAAAATACCAATGCCTCCTCCATAACAATATTTAGTGCAGCCAATTACCCTAAAAATAAGGCctttgtgaaaataaagtgctctttgtttccttttatctgtattttaatcCTTTGATACAACCTTCACTTGAACGATGTGCAACTATGTTTCTTCATACTGTTATCAGAGAGGCTTCTCTTCTTCTCTCAATTTTACATTAATGTGTTGTATTTCTATTTGGCACAATGTGCTCGATTACACAGGAAATTTAAAGCATTGCACTGAGCATTTCAAACTGTGATCCACATCCATGCTCTAGTGCTCATCACATTTTAAGAGCATCTTGGTACATTGAAGGGGGGTTGTTTGCACTTATGGGATTTTTAAATCCCAAATGGATTTTGTGtcacaaaaaaagcaaatctcAAGAAAAGGTCAATTTTGCCACCAAGACAAAAACTTAACATGGATTTCTAAAAATGTCATTTGAACCTGTTAGTTTGCAAACAGTtaactgaacacaacacttcTCCACTAAGGCATTTACCCAGAAATCTCATGATTTTCCCACATACAACCAATGAGATCAAAAAACAAGAATCACAATTTCAGTAAGTCTTGGCCTCCGGTTTCCAAGGTTTCTCATGTCAGGGACAAAACCACAGGACCACATTTATCGGGTCCCACCATCCTCAGGCTGTTGAAGGACCAGTGGGCTGGGAGTGTGCGTTGCCCTGGAGGGTCCATGGGTGACCCTGGCTCACTCTGCCAGCGGCTCCTTCTTGGCCTCAGCAACGTGCCGGCACGAGGTGGGCGCTGGTCGCCAGTACCGGGGACTGCTGTACATCCTGATGATGTGTGGGGCCTGGATCCAGGTGCTGATCAGCTGGAAGGCCACCAGGTCCAGCATGGGCCCGTCGAAGGCGGCCAGCAAGTTCACAGGGGCGGCTTCCTTGAGGAACCGGGGCAGCGCCACGGCCTCGGGGATGCTGGTGTTGCCCAGGAAGAAATCCATCAGCTCCTGCTTGCGCAGGCAGTCCCGCAGGTAGAGCACCAGGTCCTCCAGCCGCTCCACCAGGAACTGCTCATCCCAGGCCTCCAAGGGCCCCCgcagcagcagggagaagagGGCCGTCTTCAGCACGTAGGAGGAGAGCACCGTGCCCCACTGGGAGCAGAAGGGCTCCTCCAGGCCCTGCCCGCGGAGGTCCCGCAGGCCCTTGAGGATCTGCAGGCACTTGAGGTGGCAGGAGGCGGCCGGGGCCTGCTCCTtcagccagcccagcagccgCTGCTCGTGCCGCGACGCGTTCAGGCCCCAGAGCGCTTCGGGGGCCGGGGTGCCCTGGGGCGGCAGGGCCGTGAGGTAGAGCGCGTCGCCGAGCGGGATGGCCGGGATGAGGCGCACGGCCATGGAGATGTGGCAGCACACGTAGTCGGAGCAGGGCACGATGTGCAGCGTGGGCGGGTGGCCGGCGCAGGCCGAGAGGCTGATGCGGCAGCGCTCCTGCAGCCGGTACCGCACGGCGCCCAGGCAGCGCTGCAGGTGGCCCTGGAACCAGCGCAGCACCAGACCCGGGGAGAGGTGGCTGCGGCCCTGCAGCTCCACGCAGAAGCCCTCTGCGAAGGGCCGGCAGCGCCGGGACCAGCCGTCCCTAGCCCGCAGGCCGCACACGAAGGCGCCGCGCGGCCCCAGCCCGTCGGCACAGCGCGGCTGCGGCTCCAGGTGCGGCGGCAGCCGCAGCGGCACCAGGATGTCGAAGCAGTCGGGGCTGCGCACCTTGTGCTGCTCGTAGGCGCTGCCGATGCGCACGAAGTCCCCGCGGAGGCTGAGGGCGAGCGGGCCGGGCTGCAGCCCCTGCGCCTTGGCGGCGCGGACCAGCTCGGCCACCACCCGCCCGACGTGCGccttgctgtgccccagcacgTGCGGGGACACCCGCAGCTGCCGCGCGTGGAACCGCTCCAGGGTTCCGCGCCgcgcccccgccgcgccccgcgcccCTCCGCGcccggcaccgccgcccgcCGCGCCG
This genomic window from Pithys albifrons albifrons isolate INPA30051 chromosome 16, PitAlb_v1, whole genome shotgun sequence contains:
- the ITPRIPL2 gene encoding inositol 1,4,5-trisphosphate receptor-interacting protein-like 2, giving the protein AQPAADAEPCPSEEEGRQRSGGRAGRGAAGPGAAAAARPALGAAGAEEEGAGGAGRSPPAGPGGGSPRGPRPRRALPASPLGVRGFWPLLTALCTALLCLYQALRGGAAGEGGGDGADGAEEAAGPGAPLLKGSALLVLGCLLARCCGAAGGGAGRGGARGAAGARRGTLERFHARQLRVSPHVLGHSKAHVGRVVAELVRAAKAQGLQPGPLALSLRGDFVRIGSAYEQHKVRSPDCFDILVPLRLPPHLEPQPRCADGLGPRGAFVCGLRARDGWSRRCRPFAEGFCVELQGRSHLSPGLVLRWFQGHLQRCLGAVRYRLQERCRISLSACAGHPPTLHIVPCSDYVCCHISMAVRLIPAIPLGDALYLTALPPQGTPAPEALWGLNASRHEQRLLGWLKEQAPAASCHLKCLQILKGLRDLRGQGLEEPFCSQWGTVLSSYVLKTALFSLLLRGPLEAWDEQFLVERLEDLVLYLRDCLRKQELMDFFLGNTSIPEAVALPRFLKEAAPVNLLAAFDGPMLDLVAFQLISTWIQAPHIIRMYSSPRYWRPAPTSCRHVAEAKKEPLAE